In one Microbacterium invictum genomic region, the following are encoded:
- a CDS encoding response regulator transcription factor: MIRVVLVDDQALFRAGIRMVVDSQSDLEVVGEAADGREALTVVRAARPDVVLMDIRMPVMDGLAATAALLGDPDPPRVVMLTTFDLDEAAARAIRGGASGFLLKDADPEFLLAAIRTVHAGSAVIAASATRDLFARFAEAAPRPVPPAYGELTEREREIFALAARGLSNAEIAAREYLSEATVKTHISRILTKLALRDRVQLVVFAFEHGLA; the protein is encoded by the coding sequence GTGATCCGGGTCGTACTGGTCGACGACCAGGCGCTCTTCCGGGCGGGGATCCGGATGGTGGTCGACTCGCAGTCCGACCTCGAGGTGGTGGGCGAGGCCGCTGACGGGCGCGAGGCGCTGACCGTCGTGCGCGCGGCCCGGCCGGACGTGGTGCTGATGGACATCCGGATGCCGGTGATGGACGGCCTCGCCGCCACCGCCGCGCTGCTCGGCGACCCTGACCCGCCGCGCGTGGTGATGCTGACGACCTTCGACCTCGACGAGGCCGCGGCGCGGGCGATCCGCGGGGGCGCGAGCGGATTCCTGCTGAAGGACGCCGATCCCGAGTTCCTCCTGGCGGCGATCCGCACGGTGCACGCGGGATCGGCGGTGATCGCCGCCTCGGCGACCCGCGATCTGTTCGCCCGCTTCGCCGAGGCTGCGCCGCGACCCGTGCCGCCGGCATACGGTGAGCTCACCGAGCGCGAGCGGGAGATCTTCGCGCTCGCTGCGCGCGGGCTCTCCAACGCCGAGATCGCCGCCCGGGAGTACCTGTCGGAGGCCACCGTCAAGACGCACATCAGTCGCATCCTGACCAAGCTCGCCCTGCGCGACCGCGTCCAGCTGGTGGTCTTCGCCTTCGAGCACGGTCTGGCCTGA
- a CDS encoding 2-phosphosulfolactate phosphatase: MPSPFDQSRYQVRLDWGLDALARLAPADVVVVVDVLRFSSTVVDVVDRGEDLILDDAAFAVSLNGARVTAAAAAAAGPEPAGPHPVQDDPAGPIVLLAGLRNASAVAQAIADEQARRGRRTSVSVIPAGELGHGGDPLRFAVEDLLGAGAVIDALATRGIDHSSPEAATAGESFRGLRGAVRHLLTASGSGQELIEKGLRDAVVRAAEIDASAAVPVARGDRIAGL, translated from the coding sequence ATGCCCTCGCCCTTCGATCAATCCCGCTATCAGGTGCGCCTGGACTGGGGCCTGGACGCCCTCGCGCGCCTCGCGCCCGCCGACGTCGTCGTCGTCGTCGACGTGCTCCGGTTCTCGAGCACCGTGGTCGACGTCGTCGACCGCGGTGAGGACCTGATCCTGGATGACGCGGCCTTCGCCGTGTCGCTCAACGGCGCCCGAGTCACCGCAGCCGCCGCCGCGGCCGCTGGCCCCGAGCCCGCGGGTCCCCATCCGGTTCAGGACGACCCGGCGGGCCCCATCGTGCTCCTCGCCGGTCTTCGCAACGCCTCCGCCGTCGCGCAGGCCATCGCCGACGAGCAGGCGCGACGCGGCCGGCGCACCTCGGTGTCGGTCATCCCCGCCGGCGAGCTCGGTCATGGCGGCGACCCGCTGCGCTTCGCCGTGGAGGATCTCCTCGGCGCGGGTGCCGTGATCGATGCGCTCGCCACGCGGGGGATCGACCACTCCTCGCCCGAGGCGGCCACCGCGGGGGAGTCGTTCCGCGGCCTGCGCGGAGCGGTGCGCCACCTCCTCACCGCGAGCGGCTCGGGCCAGGAGCTCATCGAGAAGGGCCTGCGCGACGCCGTCGTCCGCGCCGCCGAGATCGACGCGTCAGCGGCGGTGCCGGTCGCCCGTGGCGACCGCATCGCGGGCCTCTGA
- a CDS encoding histidine kinase: MFRPLRPLQTATDIALAAGFFFVAVVFELNAGVGVLGPPTGTLTVLGVIGYVLLFSAALGFRRFSPGVALALAWAGAVLQMSLLRGPSLVDVAVFGVLYAAAAYGSIRVFWAGLASAVTGAIVITLYLYLGPLYSAPLDLSVLPIAVIVLGGATFALMLAWTCGALVRTARRARENRLAQERAEEEARSEFERARIARDMHDVVAHSLAVVVAQADGARYAAAADPQAATAALQTISSTARAALADVRLLLTQLRHSQGDGPQPSLADLEELWAQVRAAGVDLRVDIDPAPPGEPPASVQIAVYRILQEALTNALRHGEAGGPVEVGLSWFADRVDLTVKNSVAAGSSTPGRTGHGVIGMRERTQLAGGDFAAMEESGSFVVRASIPVVGGRA; this comes from the coding sequence GTGTTCCGACCGCTTCGTCCCCTCCAGACCGCGACCGACATCGCGCTGGCGGCCGGCTTCTTCTTCGTCGCTGTCGTCTTCGAGCTGAACGCCGGTGTCGGGGTGCTCGGGCCACCCACCGGGACGCTGACAGTGCTCGGGGTCATCGGTTACGTCCTGCTCTTCAGCGCGGCCCTCGGGTTCCGCAGATTCTCGCCGGGGGTGGCGCTGGCATTGGCGTGGGCGGGCGCTGTTCTGCAGATGAGCCTGCTGCGCGGGCCCAGCCTGGTCGATGTCGCGGTCTTCGGCGTGCTCTACGCCGCGGCGGCCTATGGGAGCATCCGCGTGTTCTGGGCCGGGCTCGCGTCGGCGGTGACGGGCGCCATCGTGATCACCCTCTACCTGTACCTCGGGCCGCTGTACTCCGCGCCCCTCGACCTGTCGGTGCTCCCCATCGCGGTGATCGTTCTCGGGGGAGCGACTTTCGCGTTGATGCTCGCCTGGACCTGCGGAGCGCTCGTGCGCACCGCGCGCCGCGCGCGCGAGAACCGCCTGGCGCAGGAGCGGGCCGAAGAGGAGGCGCGGTCGGAGTTCGAGCGCGCGCGGATTGCCCGAGACATGCACGACGTGGTGGCCCACTCGCTGGCGGTGGTCGTGGCCCAGGCCGATGGGGCCCGATACGCCGCCGCGGCCGATCCGCAGGCGGCGACGGCCGCCCTGCAGACGATCTCGTCGACGGCCCGTGCGGCCCTTGCCGACGTGCGGCTGCTCCTCACCCAGCTGCGCCACAGCCAGGGCGACGGGCCGCAGCCGAGCCTGGCCGACCTCGAGGAGCTGTGGGCGCAGGTGCGCGCCGCGGGGGTCGACTTGCGCGTCGACATCGACCCCGCCCCGCCGGGCGAGCCGCCGGCATCCGTCCAGATCGCTGTCTACCGCATCCTGCAGGAGGCGCTGACGAACGCGCTCCGGCACGGGGAGGCGGGCGGCCCGGTCGAGGTGGGCCTGTCGTGGTTCGCGGATCGGGTCGATCTCACCGTGAAGAACTCCGTCGCAGCCGGGTCGTCGACCCCGGGCCGCACGGGACACGGGGTCATCGGCATGCGGGAGCGCACGCAGCTCGCGGGTGGCGACTTCGCCGCGATGGAGGAGTCCGGCTCGTTCGTCGTGCGCGCCTCGATCCCGGTGGTGGGGGGTCGGGCATGA
- a CDS encoding nitrilase-related carbon-nitrogen hydrolase produces MTTVRAAITQTTWTGDKESMLDKHEGFARDAAAQGAQVVCFQELFYGPYFGITQDKKYYRFAEAADGPIVQRFAAVAKELGTVMVLPIYEEAETGVYYNTSVLVDADGTILGKYRKHHLPHLDRFWEKFYFRPGNLGYPVFDSAVGRIGIYICYDRHFPEGWRELGLNDAHMVFNPNATKPGLSNRLWEVEGPAAAVANGYFVLQPNRVGREDNEYGDLAVDFYGTSQVIDPRGNFVGERGSGTEEEILVRDLDMDMVREMRDDWQFYRDRRPDSYTKIARP; encoded by the coding sequence ATGACGACGGTGCGCGCAGCGATCACACAGACCACCTGGACCGGCGACAAGGAGTCGATGCTTGACAAGCACGAGGGCTTCGCCCGGGATGCCGCCGCGCAGGGCGCCCAGGTGGTGTGCTTCCAGGAGCTGTTCTACGGCCCCTACTTCGGCATCACGCAGGACAAGAAGTACTACCGCTTCGCCGAGGCCGCCGACGGACCGATCGTGCAGCGCTTCGCCGCGGTCGCCAAGGAGCTCGGCACGGTGATGGTGCTCCCGATCTACGAGGAGGCCGAGACCGGGGTCTACTACAACACCTCGGTGCTGGTCGACGCCGACGGCACCATCCTCGGAAAGTACCGCAAGCACCACCTCCCCCACCTCGACCGGTTCTGGGAGAAGTTCTACTTCCGTCCGGGGAACCTCGGCTACCCGGTCTTCGACAGCGCCGTCGGCCGGATCGGCATTTACATCTGCTACGACCGGCACTTCCCGGAGGGATGGCGCGAGCTCGGCCTGAACGACGCCCACATGGTGTTCAACCCCAACGCCACCAAGCCCGGCCTGTCGAATCGCCTCTGGGAAGTCGAGGGACCGGCCGCGGCGGTCGCGAACGGCTACTTCGTGCTGCAGCCCAACCGGGTGGGCCGCGAGGACAACGAGTACGGCGACCTCGCCGTGGACTTCTACGGCACGAGCCAGGTCATCGACCCGCGGGGGAACTTCGTCGGCGAGCGCGGTTCGGGCACCGAGGAGGAGATCCTCGTGCGCGACCTGGACATGGACATGGTGCGCGAGATGCGCGACGACTGGCAGTTCTACCGCGATCGTCGCCCCGACTCCTACACGAAGATCGCGCGCCCCTGA
- a CDS encoding ABC transporter ATP-binding protein: MHISSTDLGLAARVQQLTKTYGTGDSAVRALDGVTVGIRRGEFTAIMGPSGSGKSTLMHVMAGLDAATSGRAWLGDTEITGLTDVELTILRRRRVGFVFQAFNLVPTLDALGNILLPFDLDGRRPSALERARIDRLVATLGLTSRLGHRPHELSGGQQQRVAIARALATAPDVVFADEPTGNLDSRSGREVLRLLSDASREHGQSIAMVTHDPVAASHADRVIVLGDGRIAADKPRQSAEEIAAFLLAGELTGPAAEVGA; the protein is encoded by the coding sequence ATGCACATCTCCTCCACAGACCTGGGCCTCGCCGCTCGGGTGCAACAGCTGACCAAGACTTACGGCACCGGCGACAGCGCAGTGCGCGCCCTCGACGGCGTGACCGTCGGCATCCGCCGCGGCGAGTTCACCGCGATCATGGGCCCGTCCGGCTCGGGCAAGTCCACGCTCATGCACGTCATGGCGGGGCTCGACGCCGCCACCTCGGGCCGCGCGTGGCTCGGCGACACCGAGATCACCGGGCTCACCGACGTCGAGCTCACTATTCTTCGTCGCCGCCGGGTCGGGTTCGTCTTCCAGGCGTTCAACCTCGTGCCCACCCTGGACGCCCTGGGCAACATCCTCCTGCCCTTCGACCTCGACGGACGTCGCCCGTCCGCCCTGGAGCGCGCCCGCATCGACCGGCTCGTCGCCACGCTCGGGCTGACCTCGCGGCTCGGGCATCGACCGCACGAGCTCTCCGGCGGTCAGCAGCAGCGCGTCGCGATCGCCCGCGCCCTCGCCACCGCCCCCGACGTGGTCTTCGCCGACGAGCCGACCGGCAACCTCGACTCCCGGAGCGGCCGCGAGGTGCTGCGCCTCCTCTCCGACGCCAGCCGTGAGCACGGCCAGTCGATCGCGATGGTCACCCACGACCCCGTCGCCGCGAGCCACGCGGATCGCGTGATCGTGCTCGGCGACGGCCGTATCGCCGCCGACAAGCCCCGCCAGAGCGCCGAAGAGATCGCGGCGTTCCTCCTCGCCGGCGAACTGACCGGTCCCGCCGCGGAGGTGGGCGCATGA
- a CDS encoding ABC transporter substrate-binding protein: MLHSTRKRLLAGAAAIAVGSLILTACASQREEGGGSEEPSEVDSTFIFGASGDVSSLDPAFASDGESFRVSRQIFEGLVGVEPGTADPAPLLASSWEQSEDGLTYTFTLEEGVTFHDGTPFNAEAVCFNFDRQNNFTGIAQSESLSYYWGKLMRGYADTGTSIYGGCEAVSDTEVTGTLTEPFAGFIPALSLPAFAMQSPTALEEYGADEVGGTSEAPTLSEYATGHPTGTGPFQFESWDPGSTTTLTAYEDYWGEQGVVEEIIFQVIGDTTARRQALESGSIDGYDLVAPADLGALEEAGFTLINRDPFNVLYLGMNQAVPELADERVRQAIAHAIDKEQLISQVLPEGTEVASQFMPDSVIGWNPDVTTYEYDPEAAQALLAEAGFDESNPLTITFNYPVNISRPYMPNPEQIFTNLQSQLEAVGIVLNPVSNEWGEYLDLIQGGSDHGIHLLGWTGDYNDPDNFVGTFFGAPSNEWGFDNAEIFGALTTGRGLATAEEQESAYADANAQIMEFLPGIPLAHPVPTLVFDERVTSYPASPVQDEVYNLVELSE; this comes from the coding sequence ATGCTTCACTCAACGAGGAAGCGCCTGCTCGCAGGCGCCGCCGCCATCGCCGTCGGATCGCTGATCCTCACGGCCTGTGCGAGCCAGCGCGAGGAGGGCGGCGGAAGCGAGGAGCCGAGCGAGGTCGACTCGACGTTCATTTTCGGCGCGTCCGGTGACGTATCGAGCCTGGATCCGGCGTTCGCCAGCGACGGCGAGTCGTTCCGGGTCTCCCGCCAGATCTTCGAGGGACTCGTCGGCGTCGAGCCCGGCACCGCCGACCCGGCGCCGCTGCTGGCCAGCAGCTGGGAGCAGTCCGAGGACGGCCTGACCTACACCTTCACCCTCGAGGAGGGCGTGACCTTCCACGACGGCACCCCCTTCAACGCCGAAGCCGTGTGCTTCAACTTCGACCGCCAGAACAACTTCACCGGCATCGCCCAGAGCGAGAGCCTGTCGTACTACTGGGGCAAGCTCATGCGCGGCTATGCCGACACGGGAACCTCGATCTACGGCGGGTGCGAGGCGGTCAGCGACACCGAGGTCACCGGCACGCTGACCGAGCCCTTCGCCGGGTTCATCCCCGCGCTGTCGCTCCCCGCGTTCGCGATGCAGAGCCCGACGGCCCTCGAGGAGTACGGCGCCGACGAGGTCGGCGGCACCTCCGAGGCCCCGACCCTCAGCGAGTACGCCACGGGTCACCCGACCGGCACGGGTCCGTTCCAGTTCGAGTCGTGGGACCCGGGCAGCACGACCACCCTCACCGCCTACGAGGACTACTGGGGCGAGCAGGGCGTCGTCGAGGAGATCATCTTCCAGGTGATCGGCGACACCACCGCCCGCCGCCAGGCGCTGGAGTCCGGCAGCATCGACGGCTACGACCTCGTCGCCCCCGCCGACCTCGGCGCGCTCGAGGAGGCCGGCTTCACGCTCATCAACCGCGACCCCTTCAACGTGCTCTACCTCGGCATGAACCAGGCCGTCCCCGAGCTCGCCGACGAGCGCGTCCGCCAGGCGATCGCGCACGCCATCGACAAGGAGCAGCTCATCTCCCAGGTGCTCCCCGAGGGCACCGAGGTCGCCTCGCAGTTCATGCCCGACAGCGTGATCGGCTGGAACCCCGACGTCACCACCTACGAGTACGACCCGGAGGCCGCCCAGGCGCTGCTGGCCGAGGCGGGCTTCGACGAGTCGAACCCCCTCACCATCACGTTCAACTACCCGGTCAACATCTCGCGGCCGTACATGCCCAACCCCGAGCAGATCTTCACCAACCTGCAGTCGCAGCTCGAGGCGGTCGGGATCGTCCTGAACCCCGTCTCGAACGAGTGGGGCGAGTACCTCGACCTCATCCAGGGCGGCAGCGACCATGGCATCCACCTGCTCGGCTGGACCGGTGACTACAACGACCCCGACAACTTCGTGGGCACGTTCTTCGGCGCTCCCTCGAACGAGTGGGGCTTCGACAACGCCGAGATCTTCGGTGCGCTGACCACCGGTCGGGGCCTGGCCACGGCCGAGGAGCAGGAGTCGGCCTACGCCGACGCGAACGCGCAGATCATGGAGTTCCTGCCCGGAATCCCGCTGGCCCACCCGGTGCCGACCCTCGTCTTCGACGAGCGCGTCACCTCGTACCCGGCCAGCCCCGTGCAGGACGAGGTCTACAACCTCGTCGAGCTCTCCGAGTAA
- a CDS encoding ABC transporter permease, giving the protein MTSAMLPPAPSGGPVDDTAIDDRELLGAQVRGGFWRDVFRRLRRNPSAWVGAVIIALFILVAALAPVLAPYGPTDLPGQRYITPTYIPGPGELPQFPLGLDRFGGDVLSKLIWGAQASLTIGVVSTAFGLLGGMLLGLIAGAFGGWVDVVVMRFVDILLSVPSLLLAVSIAAILGQTQLSVMIAIGAAQVPVFARLLRASMLQQRSADYVLSAQTLGLGRGKITMSHVLPNAIGPVIVQGTLSLATAVIEAAALSFLGLGGGLPQTAEWGRMLTYAQLELAIAPWLAFLPGACITITALGFTLLGEALREAMDPRTRAR; this is encoded by the coding sequence ATGACCTCGGCGATGCTTCCCCCCGCCCCGAGCGGCGGGCCGGTCGACGACACCGCGATCGACGACCGGGAGCTCCTGGGCGCGCAGGTACGCGGCGGCTTCTGGCGAGACGTGTTCCGGCGGCTGCGCCGCAACCCCTCGGCGTGGGTGGGCGCGGTCATCATCGCGCTGTTCATCCTCGTCGCCGCACTCGCTCCGGTGCTCGCGCCGTACGGTCCCACCGATCTGCCGGGGCAGCGCTACATCACCCCGACGTACATCCCCGGCCCGGGGGAGCTGCCGCAGTTCCCGCTCGGGCTCGACCGCTTCGGCGGCGACGTGCTGTCCAAGCTGATCTGGGGTGCGCAGGCGTCGCTGACGATCGGCGTCGTCTCGACCGCGTTCGGCCTTCTCGGCGGGATGCTGCTCGGCCTGATCGCCGGCGCCTTCGGCGGATGGGTCGACGTCGTCGTCATGCGCTTCGTCGACATCCTGCTCTCGGTGCCCTCGCTGCTGCTGGCGGTGTCGATCGCGGCCATCCTCGGGCAGACGCAGCTATCGGTCATGATCGCGATCGGTGCCGCGCAAGTGCCGGTGTTCGCCCGGCTGCTGCGCGCGTCGATGCTGCAGCAGCGATCGGCCGACTACGTGCTGTCGGCCCAGACGCTCGGCCTCGGCCGCGGCAAGATCACGATGAGCCACGTGCTCCCCAACGCGATCGGTCCGGTCATCGTGCAGGGCACCCTGTCGCTCGCGACCGCGGTCATCGAGGCGGCAGCGTTGTCGTTCCTCGGGCTCGGCGGCGGGCTGCCGCAGACGGCGGAGTGGGGGCGCATGCTCACCTACGCCCAGCTCGAGCTCGCGATCGCGCCGTGGTTGGCATTCCTGCCCGGAGCCTGCATCACGATCACCGCGCTCGGGTTCACCCTGCTCGGCGAGGCGCTGCGCGAGGCGATGGATCCCCGCACCCGCGCGCGCTAG
- a CDS encoding SprT-like domain-containing protein, with amino-acid sequence MSEPERVRVWANALIDRHLDPSWTFGFDNAKRRAGLCDFRRKRISVSRYLSARYDDDTNHQTLLHEVAHALAGPAAGHGAEWKRIARGLGYVGGTTHDGETAVELAPWVGVCPAGHTAYRHRRPPRATSCVACAPRFDRRYLFTWTRREISAAARLAAMTPRSDRDPDSVSEARDAVATGDRHRR; translated from the coding sequence ATGTCAGAACCTGAACGTGTGCGCGTGTGGGCGAACGCCCTGATCGACCGGCACCTCGACCCCTCCTGGACCTTCGGCTTCGACAACGCCAAGCGGCGCGCGGGGCTGTGCGATTTCCGGCGCAAGCGCATCAGCGTCTCGCGCTATCTGTCGGCGCGCTACGACGACGACACCAATCATCAGACCCTCCTGCACGAGGTCGCCCACGCCCTGGCGGGGCCTGCGGCCGGCCACGGCGCGGAGTGGAAGCGCATCGCGCGGGGACTCGGATATGTCGGAGGCACCACCCATGACGGCGAGACCGCCGTCGAGCTCGCCCCCTGGGTGGGGGTCTGCCCCGCCGGCCACACCGCATACCGCCACCGGCGGCCACCTCGCGCGACATCCTGCGTCGCCTGCGCGCCGCGGTTCGACCGCCGGTACCTCTTCACGTGGACGCGCCGCGAGATCTCCGCTGCCGCTCGCCTGGCGGCGATGACGCCGCGTTCCGATCGCGATCCCGACAGCGTGTCAGAGGCCCGCGATGCGGTCGCCACGGGCGACCGGCACCGCCGCTGA
- a CDS encoding ABC transporter permease produces the protein MIRTIGKRFLLLIPTLFGLSILLFLWVRALPGGPAVALLGERATPEAVAEINRLYGFDRPLFEQYIVWLGRLLQGDFGTSIQTGRAVTEEFWRRFPATLELSSAALLIAVGVGIPLGYWAARRHGKATDHLTVAASLLGITIPVFFLAFLLKWVFAVQLGWLPSEGRQDPRIDATHYTNFYILDGIITGEWDAAWDAFLHLILPAVALATIPLAIIVRITRASVLEVQNADYVRTGMAKGVSQGTIRGRFILRNALLPVVTTVGLQTGLLISGAVLTETVFAFPGIGSFLARAIFTRDFPVLQGFIIFIAIAYALINLIVDVSYSFIDPRVRVQ, from the coding sequence GTGATACGCACCATCGGCAAGAGGTTCCTCCTGCTCATCCCGACCCTGTTCGGGTTGTCCATCCTGCTGTTCCTGTGGGTCCGCGCCCTTCCGGGCGGGCCCGCCGTCGCGCTCCTCGGCGAGCGGGCGACCCCCGAGGCGGTCGCCGAGATCAACCGCCTCTACGGGTTCGATCGACCGCTGTTCGAGCAGTACATCGTCTGGCTCGGCCGCCTGCTCCAGGGCGACTTCGGCACGTCGATCCAGACCGGGCGGGCCGTGACCGAGGAGTTCTGGCGTCGCTTCCCGGCGACCCTCGAGCTCTCCAGCGCCGCGCTCCTCATCGCCGTCGGCGTCGGCATCCCGCTCGGATACTGGGCCGCTCGACGTCACGGCAAGGCCACCGACCACCTCACCGTGGCTGCAAGCCTCCTCGGCATCACGATCCCAGTGTTCTTCCTGGCGTTCCTGCTGAAGTGGGTGTTCGCCGTCCAGCTCGGCTGGCTGCCGTCCGAGGGGCGGCAGGACCCGCGCATCGATGCGACCCACTACACGAACTTCTACATCCTCGACGGGATCATCACCGGGGAGTGGGATGCCGCGTGGGACGCGTTCCTGCACCTGATCCTGCCCGCGGTGGCGCTCGCGACGATCCCGCTGGCGATCATCGTGCGGATCACCCGCGCCTCGGTGCTCGAGGTGCAGAACGCCGACTACGTCCGCACCGGCATGGCCAAGGGCGTGTCGCAGGGCACCATCCGCGGGCGGTTCATCCTGCGCAACGCCCTGCTCCCGGTCGTGACCACAGTGGGCCTGCAGACCGGGTTGCTCATCTCGGGCGCGGTGCTCACCGAGACGGTGTTCGCCTTCCCCGGAATCGGGTCGTTCCTGGCGCGCGCGATCTTCACCCGCGACTTCCCGGTGCTGCAGGGATTCATCATCTTCATCGCGATCGCCTATGCGCTGATCAACCTGATCGTGGATGTCTCGTACAGCTTCATCGACCCGAGAGTGAGGGTCCAATGA
- a CDS encoding FtsX-like permease family protein, whose protein sequence is MSAVALADDRTDRMPRTAAPRWVFLRERGMGASILVAAISSAFGVILVSVTGYLAAILRSDPYIGDSETLAFVLSFLTVILVGVAVYVAGIVTANTFATVIAGRTRQIALLRLIGASARAQRQEVARQGLVVGVIGAFAGLVLGTGVAALGVAIGTEVLGLDGVSYRVVTGELVVPAVIVALTTWVAAWAGSRRVLTVTPMQALGGAVEATREQVARRTGRNIAAVVLFVIGGALLAAGVALGLVSPLGVVVAFGGGILSFTGIALGATLVMPPVLRLIGRLFGGSVTARLAAENALRYPERSSRMAIGVVMGVTLVTMFAVAIESTKAVLTASAGGELPSEMAAVLDTFAAVMMVLVAVSAVIAAVGLVNLLTLGVVQRRRELGLLRALGLTAPQVRKVVLLEAAHLTIAALATGLVLGVAYGWAGAQSLLGSVPGDPSLPPGPTFVWPAVPLIPVLVVVGATAALTLIAAVVPTRLATRVAPVEALAE, encoded by the coding sequence ATGAGCGCGGTCGCCCTGGCGGACGACAGGACAGACCGGATGCCGCGGACCGCCGCCCCGCGATGGGTCTTCCTGCGCGAGCGCGGCATGGGCGCGAGCATCCTGGTCGCCGCGATCTCCAGCGCCTTCGGCGTGATCCTCGTCTCGGTCACCGGCTATCTCGCCGCGATCCTGCGCTCCGACCCCTACATCGGCGACAGCGAGACGCTCGCGTTCGTGCTGAGCTTCCTCACCGTCATCCTCGTCGGCGTCGCGGTGTACGTCGCCGGCATCGTCACCGCCAACACGTTCGCCACGGTCATCGCCGGGCGCACCCGGCAGATCGCCCTGCTGCGCCTCATCGGCGCCTCCGCCCGCGCGCAGCGTCAGGAGGTCGCCCGGCAGGGCCTCGTCGTCGGCGTCATCGGAGCGTTCGCGGGCCTCGTCCTCGGCACCGGCGTCGCCGCGCTCGGCGTCGCGATCGGCACCGAGGTGCTCGGCCTCGACGGCGTGTCGTACCGCGTCGTCACCGGGGAACTCGTCGTGCCCGCTGTTATCGTCGCCCTCACCACCTGGGTCGCCGCGTGGGCGGGGTCGCGGCGGGTTCTGACGGTCACGCCCATGCAGGCGCTCGGCGGTGCTGTGGAGGCCACCCGCGAACAGGTCGCCCGCCGCACCGGGCGCAACATCGCCGCTGTCGTGCTGTTCGTGATCGGGGGTGCACTGCTGGCCGCGGGTGTCGCGCTCGGGCTCGTGAGCCCGCTCGGGGTCGTCGTCGCGTTCGGCGGCGGCATCCTCTCCTTCACCGGGATCGCGCTCGGTGCGACGCTCGTCATGCCGCCCGTTCTGCGGCTGATCGGCCGGCTCTTCGGCGGGTCGGTGACCGCGAGGTTGGCGGCCGAGAACGCGCTGCGCTACCCCGAGCGGTCGAGTCGCATGGCGATCGGCGTGGTGATGGGTGTGACGCTCGTGACGATGTTCGCGGTGGCCATCGAGTCGACCAAGGCCGTTCTCACGGCGTCGGCGGGCGGCGAGCTGCCGAGCGAGATGGCGGCGGTGCTCGACACCTTCGCTGCGGTGATGATGGTGCTCGTGGCGGTCTCGGCGGTGATCGCTGCGGTGGGCCTGGTGAACCTGCTCACGCTGGGTGTCGTGCAGCGTCGCCGCGAGCTCGGGCTCCTCCGCGCCCTCGGCCTCACCGCGCCGCAGGTGCGGAAGGTCGTGCTGCTGGAAGCCGCGCACCTCACGATCGCCGCCCTCGCGACCGGCCTCGTGCTGGGCGTCGCCTACGGGTGGGCCGGTGCGCAGTCGCTGCTCGGCTCGGTGCCCGGAGACCCGAGCCTTCCGCCCGGCCCCACGTTCGTGTGGCCGGCCGTGCCGCTCATCCCCGTCCTCGTCGTGGTGGGCGCGACCGCCGCGCTCACCCTCATCGCCGCGGTGGTGCCCACGCGCCTCGCGACGCGGGTCGCCCCGGTCGAGGCGCTCGCCGAGTAG
- a CDS encoding fused MFS/spermidine synthase → MARARVEQVRPSARLGDGTLATIAPSEYDTGWELIVDGTPQSHVDLDDPTHLHFEYVSRMAAVIDRLKLPGQPLTAVHLGAGALTVPRYIEATRPGSRQQVIELEQPLVELVREHLPLPRGAAIRVRIGDARLGLARLPRALVGAVDVLVSDVYAGAQTPAHLTTVEFYREAAALLAPDGVLLVNVADGAGLAFARRQVATVREVLPHVIVLAEVQTLKGRRFGNLVIAASPSPLPTQWLPRLMAAGPHPAKVAEGDELVEFARGARLATDGDATPSPKPAASVFER, encoded by the coding sequence ATGGCGCGCGCTCGGGTGGAACAGGTACGTCCCTCGGCGCGGCTCGGCGACGGGACGCTCGCGACGATCGCGCCGTCGGAGTACGACACCGGCTGGGAGCTCATCGTCGACGGCACCCCGCAGTCGCACGTCGACCTCGACGATCCCACGCACCTGCACTTCGAGTACGTGTCACGGATGGCGGCGGTCATCGACCGTCTGAAGCTCCCCGGACAGCCCCTCACCGCCGTGCATCTCGGCGCCGGCGCGCTGACGGTGCCGCGCTACATCGAGGCGACCCGGCCGGGATCGCGCCAGCAGGTCATCGAGCTGGAGCAGCCCCTGGTCGAGCTCGTCCGCGAGCACCTGCCGCTGCCACGCGGGGCGGCGATCCGGGTGCGCATCGGCGATGCCCGGCTGGGCCTGGCCCGCCTTCCGCGCGCGCTCGTCGGCGCGGTCGACGTGCTCGTCTCGGACGTGTACGCCGGCGCGCAGACCCCCGCGCACCTGACCACGGTGGAGTTCTACCGAGAGGCCGCCGCGCTCCTCGCCCCCGACGGCGTGCTTCTGGTCAACGTCGCCGATGGCGCCGGGCTCGCGTTCGCCCGCCGACAGGTGGCGACCGTTCGGGAGGTGCTCCCCCACGTCATCGTGCTGGCCGAGGTGCAGACGCTGAAGGGGCGCCGCTTCGGCAACCTCGTCATCGCCGCGTCGCCGTCTCCCCTGCCGACGCAGTGGCTTCCGCGCCTGATGGCGGCCGGTCCCCACCCCGCGAAGGTCGCCGAGGGCGACGAGCTCGTGGAGTTCGCGCGCGGAGCGCGCCTCGCCACCGACGGCGACGCGACGCCGTCACCCAAGCCCGCGGCATCCGTCTTCGAACGGTGA